A region of Toxotes jaculatrix isolate fToxJac2 chromosome 23, fToxJac2.pri, whole genome shotgun sequence DNA encodes the following proteins:
- the eml3 gene encoding echinoderm microtubule-associated protein-like 3 isoform X1, giving the protein MNSSTNSLDDVSADSSAEFPDRTSMMEVRLQAQEDEITLLKSSLADALRRIRLHEQLLPLLKQQLIAVNPGAARVLNQVCCSDGCTSSRKLSSSSAVDGIRHSATSQLSDSIVTNANGHIGSPMSTEPRPATLDRSTQTDPILPGQGAGQDRVSLPRCVHDQTLKLEDALPPEQTVEGTRAKLHRVPGLEQEDEEQEEDEEGGGEQEKELSWTSSVEEPIQPTTIRGLQREDFQDGSCSPEEPGSSSASARTLDQNPSSRGGPLSPIQEGQKTPLVRRNSEKLGNVEKQRKRLDKKAASSANLLTRSPSLENRAKELIASAGSPGSRRGTYSQGQSIKMFIRGRPITMYIPSNIQNYEDLKMEPPSERLELDWVYGYRGRDCRANLYFLPTGEAVYFIACVIVLYHINNRTQRHYRKHTDCVRCLTLHPDKVRVASGQTAGVDKDGKPLQPCVHIWDSTSLVTLQQIGLGTFQRGVGSVAFSFADSGAFLCVIDDSNEHMLSVWDCNKGTKHAEVKSTNEAVFAVEFNPSDSTNIITCGKSHVYFWTLNAGQFTKKQGIFGKYKKPKFIQCFVFSLTGDVLTGDSEGNILTWGKSAADIKTLGKGAKETFQIMRQTRAHEGSVFTLCPLQGGALLSGGGKDRKIIRWSADLAPERECEIPENFGAVRTIADVDGEELLVGTTRNAILRGTFSDGFVAIVQGHVDEMWGLATHPSQNIFLTCGHDRQVCLWKTEEHKLDWCISLEEYGLCADFCPNGSVVSVGLSTGRWLVLDLLTKEVVSESTDGNEQLSVMRYSPDGSFLAVGSHDNFIYIYSVTESGRRYTRFGKCNGHSSFITHLDWSKDGKYIMSNSGDYEILYWDIAGGCKLLRNRFESKDREWASYTCVLGFHVMGVWLEGSDGTDINALCRSHSERVVAVADDFCKVHLFQYPCPKPKAPSHKYDGHGSHVTNVCFTHNDSHLLSIGGKDTCILQWKVIGGGPVEGRERLASASSTSTSSPEPATS; this is encoded by the exons ATGAATTCTTCTACAAACAGCCTGG ATGATGTATCAGCAGACAGCAGTGCTGAGTTCCCAGACAGAACATCCATGATGGAGGTGCGTCTGCAGGCGCAGGAAGATGAGATCACGTTGCTGAAATCCTCCCTGGCTGATGCCCTGCGTAGGATCCGCCTCCATGAGCAGCTCCTGCCGCTACTGAAACAGCAGCTCATTGCAG TGAACCCAGGTGCTGCACGGGTGTTGAATCAGGTGTGCTGCTCAGATGGTTGCACCAGCAGCAGAAAACTGTCCTCCAGCTCAGCCGTCGATGGGATCCGCCATTCTGCTACCAG CCAACTCTCAGACAGCATTGTGACCAATGCTAATGGCCACATAGGAAGCCCAATGTCCACAGAGCCCAGGCCGGCAACACTGGACAGGTCAACCCAGACAGATCCCATCCTCCCAGGGCAGGGCGCTGGGCAGGACAGGGTCTCTCTGCCCAGATGTGTCCATGACCAGACCCTGAAACTGGAGGACGCCCTCCCTCCAGAGCAAACTGTGGAGGGGACCCGGGCCAAGCTCCACCGTGTTCCTGGTTTGGAAcaggaggatgaggagcaggaggaagatgaagaaggaggaggCGAACAGGAAAAGGAGCTGAGTTGGACGTCATCAGTAGAGGAGCCCATCCAGCCCACCACAATCAGAGGCCTCCAGAGGGAAGACTTCCAGGATGGAAGCTGCTCTCCAGAGGAGCCGGGCTCATCCTCGGCCTCAGCCAGAACCTTAGACCAGAACCCCAGCTCCCGTGGCGGACCCCTGTCCCCCATCCAGGAAGGACAGAAGACGCCTCT GGTTCGTAGGAACAGCGAGAAACTGGGGAACgtggagaagcagaggaagcgTCTGGATAAGAAGGCAGCGTCCTCAGCCAACCTCCTCACCCGCTCTCCCAGCCTGGAGAA CCGAGCTAAGGAGCTCATCGCCAGTGCAG GATCCCCTGGGTCCAGAAGAGGAACCTACAGCCAAG GACAGTCAATCAAAATGTTCATCCGGGGCCGGCCCATAACCATGTACATCCCCTCTAACATCCAGAACTACGAAGACCTGAAGATGGAGCCGCCCTCAGAGAGGCTGGAGCTGGACTGGGT CTATGGTTACCGGGGACGGGACTGCCGTGCCAACCTGTACTTCCTTCCCACAGGCGAAGCTGTGTACTTCATCGCCTGTGTCATTGTGCTCTACCACATCAACAACCGCACACAACGCCACTatcgcaaacacacagactgtgtccGCTG TCTGACCCTTCATCCTGACAAAGTGCGGGTGGCATCTGGCCAGACGGCTGGGGTGGATAAAGACGGCAAG CCCCTGCAGCCTTGTGTTCATATCTGGGACTCCACCTCCCTGGTCACCCTGCAGCAGATCGGCCTGGGAACCTTCCAGAGGGGCGTGGGATCagttgcattttcttttgct gattCTGGAGCTTTCCTGTGTGTGATCGATGATTCTAATGAACACATGCTGTCCGTATGGGACTGCAACAAGGGGACCAAGCATGCAGAGGTCAAG aGCACCAATGAGGCAGTGTTTGCTGTGGAGTTCAACCCAAGCGACAGCACCAACATCATCACCTGCGGCAAATCCCACGTCTACTTCTGGACGCTGAACGCGGGGCAGTTCACCAAGAAACAGGGCATCTTTGGA aaATACAAGAAGCCCAAGTTCATCCAGTGCTttgtgttcagtctgactggAGACGTTCTGACCGGAGACTCTGAGGGAAACATCCTGACTTGGGGAAAGTCAGCTGCAGATATTAAAACGCTGGGTAAAGGAGCCAAAG AGACCTTCCAGATAATGCGTCAAACCCGAGCCCATGAAGGCAGCGTGTTCACCCTGTGTCCCCTGCAGGGCGGCGCCCTGCTCAGCGGAGGGGGCAAAGACCGCAAGATCATCCGCTGGAGCGCCGACCTGGCAcctgagagagagtgtgag ATTCCAGAAAACTTTGGGGCGGTGCGCACCATTGCTGACGTGGATGGGGAAGAACTGTTAGTTGGTACGACCCGTAATGCAATCCTCAGAGGCACCTTCTCAGACGGCTTTGTGGCTATAGTGCAG GGTCACGTAGACGAGATGTGGGGGCTGGCCACACACCCCTCGCAGAACATCTTCCTCACCTGTGGCCACGACCGgcaggtgtgtttgtggaaaacGGAAGAACATAAGCTGGACTGGTGCATCAGTCTGGAG gAGTATGGGTTGTGTGCTGATTTCTGCCCCAATGGATCAGTGGTTTCGGTTGGCCTCAGCACAGGAAG GTGGCTGGTCCTTGACCTCCTGACCAAAGAggtggtctctgagtccactGACGGGAATGAGCAGCTGTCGGTCATGAGATACTCACCAG ATGGCAGCTTTTTAGCGGTTGGATCTCATGACAACTTCATCTACATCTACAGCGTGACAGAGAGCGGCCGGCGCTACACCCGCTTTGGGAAGTGCAAC GGTCACTCCAGCTTCATAACTCACCTGGATTGGTCCAAAGACGGGAAGTACATTATGTCAAATTCTGGCGACTATGAGATTCTGTACT GGGACATTGCAGGAGGGTGCAAACTGTTGAGGAATCGCTTTgaaagcaaagacagagagtggGCTTCCTACACCTGTGTGTTGGGCTTCCATGTCATGG GTGTGTGGTTGGAGGGCTCAGACGGCACAGACATCAACGCCCTGTGTCGCTCTCACAGTGAGAGGGTCGTGGCCGTGGCCGACGACTTCTGCAAGGTCCACCTCTTCCAGTATCCCTGTCCTAAACCAAAG gcACCGAGCCACAAGTACGACGGCCACGGCAGCCACGTCACCAACGTCTGCTTCACCCACAATGACTCCCACCTGCTGTCCATAGGCGGGAAGGACACCTGCATCCTTCAGTGGAAGGTGATCGGAGGGGGGCCAGTCGAAGGCAGGGAGAGGCTGGCCTCCGCCTCCTCTACCTCCACTAGCTCTCCAGAACCTGCCACCAGCTAG
- the eml3 gene encoding echinoderm microtubule-associated protein-like 3 isoform X2, producing MNSSTNSLDDVSADSSAEFPDRTSMMEVRLQAQEDEITLLKSSLADALRRIRLHEQLLPLLKQQLIAVNPGAARVLNQVCCSDGCTSSRKLSSSSAVDGIRHSATRVRRNSEKLGNVEKQRKRLDKKAASSANLLTRSPSLENRAKELIASAGSPGSRRGTYSQGQSIKMFIRGRPITMYIPSNIQNYEDLKMEPPSERLELDWVYGYRGRDCRANLYFLPTGEAVYFIACVIVLYHINNRTQRHYRKHTDCVRCLTLHPDKVRVASGQTAGVDKDGKPLQPCVHIWDSTSLVTLQQIGLGTFQRGVGSVAFSFADSGAFLCVIDDSNEHMLSVWDCNKGTKHAEVKSTNEAVFAVEFNPSDSTNIITCGKSHVYFWTLNAGQFTKKQGIFGKYKKPKFIQCFVFSLTGDVLTGDSEGNILTWGKSAADIKTLGKGAKETFQIMRQTRAHEGSVFTLCPLQGGALLSGGGKDRKIIRWSADLAPERECEIPENFGAVRTIADVDGEELLVGTTRNAILRGTFSDGFVAIVQGHVDEMWGLATHPSQNIFLTCGHDRQVCLWKTEEHKLDWCISLEEYGLCADFCPNGSVVSVGLSTGRWLVLDLLTKEVVSESTDGNEQLSVMRYSPDGSFLAVGSHDNFIYIYSVTESGRRYTRFGKCNGHSSFITHLDWSKDGKYIMSNSGDYEILYWDIAGGCKLLRNRFESKDREWASYTCVLGFHVMGVWLEGSDGTDINALCRSHSERVVAVADDFCKVHLFQYPCPKPKAPSHKYDGHGSHVTNVCFTHNDSHLLSIGGKDTCILQWKVIGGGPVEGRERLASASSTSTSSPEPATS from the exons ATGAATTCTTCTACAAACAGCCTGG ATGATGTATCAGCAGACAGCAGTGCTGAGTTCCCAGACAGAACATCCATGATGGAGGTGCGTCTGCAGGCGCAGGAAGATGAGATCACGTTGCTGAAATCCTCCCTGGCTGATGCCCTGCGTAGGATCCGCCTCCATGAGCAGCTCCTGCCGCTACTGAAACAGCAGCTCATTGCAG TGAACCCAGGTGCTGCACGGGTGTTGAATCAGGTGTGCTGCTCAGATGGTTGCACCAGCAGCAGAAAACTGTCCTCCAGCTCAGCCGTCGATGGGATCCGCCATTCTGCTACCAG GGTTCGTAGGAACAGCGAGAAACTGGGGAACgtggagaagcagaggaagcgTCTGGATAAGAAGGCAGCGTCCTCAGCCAACCTCCTCACCCGCTCTCCCAGCCTGGAGAA CCGAGCTAAGGAGCTCATCGCCAGTGCAG GATCCCCTGGGTCCAGAAGAGGAACCTACAGCCAAG GACAGTCAATCAAAATGTTCATCCGGGGCCGGCCCATAACCATGTACATCCCCTCTAACATCCAGAACTACGAAGACCTGAAGATGGAGCCGCCCTCAGAGAGGCTGGAGCTGGACTGGGT CTATGGTTACCGGGGACGGGACTGCCGTGCCAACCTGTACTTCCTTCCCACAGGCGAAGCTGTGTACTTCATCGCCTGTGTCATTGTGCTCTACCACATCAACAACCGCACACAACGCCACTatcgcaaacacacagactgtgtccGCTG TCTGACCCTTCATCCTGACAAAGTGCGGGTGGCATCTGGCCAGACGGCTGGGGTGGATAAAGACGGCAAG CCCCTGCAGCCTTGTGTTCATATCTGGGACTCCACCTCCCTGGTCACCCTGCAGCAGATCGGCCTGGGAACCTTCCAGAGGGGCGTGGGATCagttgcattttcttttgct gattCTGGAGCTTTCCTGTGTGTGATCGATGATTCTAATGAACACATGCTGTCCGTATGGGACTGCAACAAGGGGACCAAGCATGCAGAGGTCAAG aGCACCAATGAGGCAGTGTTTGCTGTGGAGTTCAACCCAAGCGACAGCACCAACATCATCACCTGCGGCAAATCCCACGTCTACTTCTGGACGCTGAACGCGGGGCAGTTCACCAAGAAACAGGGCATCTTTGGA aaATACAAGAAGCCCAAGTTCATCCAGTGCTttgtgttcagtctgactggAGACGTTCTGACCGGAGACTCTGAGGGAAACATCCTGACTTGGGGAAAGTCAGCTGCAGATATTAAAACGCTGGGTAAAGGAGCCAAAG AGACCTTCCAGATAATGCGTCAAACCCGAGCCCATGAAGGCAGCGTGTTCACCCTGTGTCCCCTGCAGGGCGGCGCCCTGCTCAGCGGAGGGGGCAAAGACCGCAAGATCATCCGCTGGAGCGCCGACCTGGCAcctgagagagagtgtgag ATTCCAGAAAACTTTGGGGCGGTGCGCACCATTGCTGACGTGGATGGGGAAGAACTGTTAGTTGGTACGACCCGTAATGCAATCCTCAGAGGCACCTTCTCAGACGGCTTTGTGGCTATAGTGCAG GGTCACGTAGACGAGATGTGGGGGCTGGCCACACACCCCTCGCAGAACATCTTCCTCACCTGTGGCCACGACCGgcaggtgtgtttgtggaaaacGGAAGAACATAAGCTGGACTGGTGCATCAGTCTGGAG gAGTATGGGTTGTGTGCTGATTTCTGCCCCAATGGATCAGTGGTTTCGGTTGGCCTCAGCACAGGAAG GTGGCTGGTCCTTGACCTCCTGACCAAAGAggtggtctctgagtccactGACGGGAATGAGCAGCTGTCGGTCATGAGATACTCACCAG ATGGCAGCTTTTTAGCGGTTGGATCTCATGACAACTTCATCTACATCTACAGCGTGACAGAGAGCGGCCGGCGCTACACCCGCTTTGGGAAGTGCAAC GGTCACTCCAGCTTCATAACTCACCTGGATTGGTCCAAAGACGGGAAGTACATTATGTCAAATTCTGGCGACTATGAGATTCTGTACT GGGACATTGCAGGAGGGTGCAAACTGTTGAGGAATCGCTTTgaaagcaaagacagagagtggGCTTCCTACACCTGTGTGTTGGGCTTCCATGTCATGG GTGTGTGGTTGGAGGGCTCAGACGGCACAGACATCAACGCCCTGTGTCGCTCTCACAGTGAGAGGGTCGTGGCCGTGGCCGACGACTTCTGCAAGGTCCACCTCTTCCAGTATCCCTGTCCTAAACCAAAG gcACCGAGCCACAAGTACGACGGCCACGGCAGCCACGTCACCAACGTCTGCTTCACCCACAATGACTCCCACCTGCTGTCCATAGGCGGGAAGGACACCTGCATCCTTCAGTGGAAGGTGATCGGAGGGGGGCCAGTCGAAGGCAGGGAGAGGCTGGCCTCCGCCTCCTCTACCTCCACTAGCTCTCCAGAACCTGCCACCAGCTAG